The following coding sequences lie in one Miscanthus floridulus cultivar M001 chromosome 9, ASM1932011v1, whole genome shotgun sequence genomic window:
- the LOC136484059 gene encoding hydroquinone glucosyltransferase-like, translating into MENGSSSNGSTAAGCCNGSVRGPHVAMLATPGMGHLIPLAELAKRLASRHGATATLITFASTASATQRAFLASLPPAVSSLSLRPVDLSDLPRGAAIETLMSEECARSVPALTSILLDLKRSTGGRLAAFVADLFGADSLDAARAAGVRRRCIFFPTNLHALTLILHLPELDASVPCEFRDLPEPLQLPGCVPIPGPDILMPLQDKSDPCYRWMVHHGEKYRDADAILVNSFDAVEPGPAKILRQPADHRPAVYPIGPLIHADGRRDDKDALCLEWLDRQPARSVIFVSFGSGGALPTEQMRELALGLELSGQRFLWVVRSPSDEGAVNDNYYDAESKQDPFAYLPEGFVDRITASGVGLVVPSWAPQTKVLAHAASGGFLTHCGWNSVLESLVYGVPMVAWPLYAEQKQNAVMLSDGVGAALRVPESKGREKIAATVREMMQGEGKGAAVRAKVAELQKAAAEGLRDGGAAAAALAEVVEGWTTTGGQEGD; encoded by the coding sequence ATGGAGaacggcagcagcagcaacggTTCCACCGCCGCCGGCTGCTGCAATGGCTCCGTCCGGGGCCCGCATGTCGCGATGCTAGCGACGCCCGGGATGGGGCACCTGATCCCGCTGGCGGAGCTGGCGAAGCGGCTGGCGTCGCGGCACGGGGCCACGGCGACGCTCATCACGTTCGCGTCCACGGCGTCGGCCACGCAGCGCGCGTTCCTGGCCTCGCTCCCGCCCGCGGTGTCCTCGCTCTCGCTCCGGCCCGTCGACCTCTCCGACCTGCCCCGCGGCGCCGCCATCGAGACGCTCATGTCCGAGGAGTGCGCGCGCTCGGTGCCGGCGCTGACGAGCATCCTCCTCGACCTCAAGCGGAGCACGGGCGGACGCCTGGCGGCGTTCGTGGCGGACCTGTTCGGCGCCGACTCCCTGGACGCGGCGCGCGCGGCCGGGGTGCGGCGGCGGTGCATCTTCTTCCCCACCAACCTCCACGCGCTCACTCTCATCCTCCACCTCCCGGAGCTCGACGCCTCGGTGCCGTGCGAGTTCCGGGACCTCCCCGAGCCGCTGCAGCTGCCCGGGTGCGTGCCCATCCCGGGGCCCGACATCCTGATGCCGCTGCAGGACAAGTCCGACCCCTGCTACCGCTGGATGGTGCACCACGGCGAAAAGTACCGGGACGCGGACGCCATCCTCGTCAACTCCTTCGACGCCGTCGAGCCGGGCCCCGCCAAGATCCTGCGACAGCCGGCGGACCACCGCCCCGCGGTGTACCCGATCGGCCCGCTCATCCACGCCGACGGACGCAGGGACGATAAGGACGCGCTGTGCCTGGAGTGGCTGGACCGGCAGCCGGCGAGGTCGGTGATCTTCGTCTCGTTCGGTTCCGGTGGCGCGCTGCCGACGGAGCAGATGCGGGAGCTGGCGCTGGGGCTGGAGCTCAGCGGGCAGCGGTTCCTGTGGGTGGTGCGGAGCCCCAGCGACGAGGGCGCCGTCAACGACAACTACTACGACGCCGAGAGCAAGCAGGACCCCTTCGCCTACCTCCCGGAGGGCTTCGTGGATCGAATCACCGCCAGCGGCGTGgggctggtggtcccgtcctgGGCGCCGCAGACCAAGGTGCTGGCGCACGCGGCCTCGGGCGGGTTCCTCACCCACTGCGGCTGGAACTCCGTGCTGGAGAGCCTCGTCTACGGCGTGCCCATGGTGGCGTGGCCGCTCTACGCGGAACAGAAGCAGAACGCCGTGATGCTCTCCGACGGCGTCGGCGCCGCGCTCCGGGTGCCCGAGTCAAAGGGCAGGGAGAAGATCGCGGCCACGGTAAGGGAGATGATGCAGGGCGAAGGGAAGGGCGCCGCGGTCAGGGCCAAGGTGGCCGAGCTGCAGAAGGCCGCCGCCGAGGGCCTCCGCGAcgggggcgccgccgccgccgcgctggccGAGGTGGTGGAGGGGTGGACGACGACAGGTGGACAAGAGGGGGACTAG